From one Magnolia sinica isolate HGM2019 chromosome 18, MsV1, whole genome shotgun sequence genomic stretch:
- the LOC131233661 gene encoding ammonium transporter 2 member 5-like, with the protein MSNFTNFTLPKNLAPNEASPEWMNKADNAWQLTAATMVGLQSVPGLVILYGSIVKKKWAVNSAFMALYAFAAVLVCWVGWGYRMSFGEELVFFWGKPGVALDQKYLLSPAFAGMFPNATMIFFQFVFAGITLILIAGALLGRMNFHAWILFVPLWLTFSYTIGAYSVWSPTGWLFKAGVIDYCGGYVIHLSSGVAGFTAAFWVGPRATKDRERFPPNNILLMLAGAGLLWMGWTGFNGGGPYAANVDASLAVLNTHVCAATSLLVWLFLDILFFGKPSVIGAVQGMITGLVCITPAAGVVQCWAAIIMGMLSGSIPWYTMMVIHKKVNLLKQVDDTMAVFHTHAIAGSLGGILSGLFAEPRLNRLFYGNDLKYIGLLYGLKMGRTNAGLHQLGIQVGGILFIIVLNIGVTSLICLLIRLVVPLRLSDEDMQAGDDAIHGEEAYALWGDGEKFENSKHISVYDVEDFPSVNPKRGGAVEMT; encoded by the exons ATGTCGAATTTCACAAATTTCACACTTCCCAAGAACCTCGCTCCAAACGAAGCGAGCCCCGAATGGATGAACAAAGCCGACAATGCCTGGCAACTGACGGCAGCAACCATGGTCGGGCTCCAGAGCGTGCCAGGCCTCGTAATCCTCTACGGTAGCATCGTAAAAAAGAAATGGGCTGTGAATTCAGCTTTCATGGCTCTTTACGCTTTCGCAGCCGTTCTTGTTTGTTGGGTTGGATGGGGTTATCGAATGTCGTTTGGCGAAGAGCTCGTTTTCTTTTGGGGAAAACCCGGTGTTGCATTAGACCAGAAATACCTCCTCTCCCCAGCATTCGCGGGCATGTTTCCAAACGCTACGATGATTTTCTTCCAGTTCGTGTTCGCTGGAATTACTTTGATTCTCATCGCGGGTGCTCTTCTTGGGAGGATGAATTTCCATGCATGGATTTTGTTCGTGCCGCTTTGGCTTACGTTCTCTTACACCATTGGTGCTTATAGCGTATGGAGTCCGACTGGATGGTTGTTCAAGGCCGGAGTAATTGATTATTGCGGCGGATACGTCATTCACCTCTCGTCGGGTGTTGCCGGATTCACCGCAGCTTTTTGG GTGGGACCCAGGGCAACAAAAGACAGGGAGAGATTTCCACCAAACAACATTCTCCTGATGCTCGCCGGCGCAGGCCTGCTTTGGATGGGTTGGACGGGGTTCAACGGTGGAGGTCCTTATGCGGCCAACGTTGACGCATCTCTGGCCGTCCTTAATACTCACGTCTGTGCGGCCACCAGCTTACTCGTTTGGCTCTTTCTCGACATCCTCTTCTTTGGAAAGCCTTCCGTCATTGGTGCCGTACAAGGCATGATCACCGGCTTGGTTTGCATTACACCTGCTGCGG GTGTGGTGCAATGTTGGGCAGCCATTATTATGGGGATGCTCTCAGGAAGCATCCCTTGGTACACAATGATGGTCATCCACAAGAAAGTCAATCTTCTAAAACAAGTTGACGACACGATGGCCGTCTTTCACACGCATGCTATCGCGGGGAGCTTAGGAGGTATCCTTTCGGGCCTATTTGCCGAGCCCCGCCTTAACCGTCTCTTCTACGGCAACGACCTAAAATACATTGGTCTTTTATATGGGCTCAAGATGGGCCGGACCAACGCAGGGCTCCATCAACTAGGCATCCAAGTTGGAGGGATTTTATTCATAATTGTCCTCAATATTGGTGTTACTAGCTTGATATGCTTGCTTATAAGGCTTGTCGTTCCACTTCGATTGAGTGATGAGGACATGCAAGCTGGGGATGATGCAATCCATGGAGAGGAGGCTTATGCATTGTGGGGCGACGGAGAGAAGTTTGAGAACTCAAAGCATATTTCAGTTTACGACGTCGAGGATTTTCCATCGGTGAATCCCAAAAGAGGAGGTGCTGTTGAGATGACATGA